CAGGCCGACGAGGCCAGCCGCAGTGCCTCCGAGTAGTCCCCGCGCGCCAGCTGCAGCTGCGAGGCCGGCCACGCGTAGCCCGTCCGCTCGGCGAGATCGGCGGAGTCGCCGAGCGAGACGTAGCGGTCGACCAGCGCCTGAGCCGCGTCCAGCTCGCCGCGGTGGCACAGGATCGAGACGCTGTTTCCGAGGAAGCAGACGAAGGGGAACCGGGTCTGGGAGAACGCGTCGTCCGGCACCTCGGCCGCCCGCGCGAGCGCCTCGTCCCAGCGTCCGAGCGCGTAGAGGGGGTACGTCTGGGCGAGGAACATCCACTCCTGGTAGCGGCTGCCGACGCGGCGGGCGAGGGCGAGGCCGTCGCGGTACCCCGCCGCCGAGCCCTCGTAGCGGTCGGAGCGGGCCTCGAAATCGGCGACGTTGTTGTATGCGCGCAGCGCCGCGTTCGGGAGGTCGTGCTCGACCGCGATCTCGAGGGCGTAGCGGATCAGCGCGCCCGCCTCGCCGGGACGGCCCTGGGTCGAGAGGATCATCGCCTTCGTGTTGATCGCCTGCGAGAGCACCTCGGGCAACCCGAGCGCCTCGGCCAGCTCGAGCGCGGTCTCGATCCGCTCGAGGGCCGCATCCGGCTCCCCCGCGAAGAAGTTGAACCGCGCGATCTGCGCCGTGAGCGCCGCGACGTCGGCGTCCCCCTCCTCGGCGCTCAGGAGCTCGAGCGCCGCATCCATCCGGTCGAGCGCCTCCCGCAGGCGGCCGGTGTCCCACATGACCTCGCCCAGCCGGGCCGAGACACGGGCGGCGGGATGGGTCGCGCCACCCTCCTCGAACAGGGTGACAGCCCGCTCGTAGTGGGCGCGAGCCGCGTCGGCGCGGCCGCCGCGCTGGGCCATGATTCCCGCGTGCTCGAGCAGGTCGGCCTGCTCGGCGGCCTCGGTGGCGAAGCCGGCCGCCTGCTCGTAGTAGCGCTGAGCCTCCTCGGTCGCCGCGAGCGACGACGCCCGCTGGCCGGCCTGGCGCAGGGCGTTCACCGCCCGGCGGGCGATCTCGCCGACATCGGCCGCGTCCGGATCGGCGGCGGCCGCAGCCAGGTAGTGGCCGGCGACGATCTCGGCCAGCTCCTCCTCGCCCTCGTCCATCGCCGCGGCCGCGAGGTGCTTCGCCCGCCGGTCGTGCTTCGAGAGCATCTCGTAGGCGACCCGGCGCACCATGTCCTGGAGGAAGCCGTACTGCCCCCGCTCCGGCGAGAGCGGATCGGCCGAGAGCGACAGCATCTCCTTGCGGGCCAGCCCGGCCAGCGCGGGCTCGACCTCCTCGGGAGCGCGTCCGACCAGGGTCGCAAGCGCCGAGACCGTGAACGTCTTCCCCAGCACGGAGGCCGCCTGGAGCAGGCGCCGCTCCTCGTTCCCGAGCCCGTCCAGCCGGGCGGCGACGAGGGCGTGGAGCGTCTCCGGCACCTCCAGCGTCTCGATCGGCCCCGCCGGGATGTAGGAGTGATCGCGCTCGACCACGAGGCCGCGGTCGAGCAGCATCCGCACCGTCTCGACGGCATAGAGCGGCATGCCCTCGGCCCGCTCCCGGATGCGCGCCCGCAGCTCGTCCGGAAGCCCGGGCACGAGCCCGGAGAGCAGCGTATCCATCTCGTCGGTCTGCAGCGGCTCGAGGGAGAGCGAGCTCGAATTGCGCTTGCCGGCGCCCCACGTCGGCCGCCGCTCGGTGAGCTCCGGCCGGGCGAGCACGATCACGAACAGCGGGTGGTTTCGCGACCAGTCGACCAGGTGCTCGATGAAGTCGAGCAGCGCGGCGTCGGCCCACTCCATGTCCTCGAACACGAGCACCGTCGGCATCTCCTCGGCGAGCCGCTCGTAGAACAGCCGCCAGGCGCTGAAGAGGTTCTCGCGCTCCCACTGGGCGTGCTCCTCGAGGCCGAGCAGATGCGCCAGCCGCGGCTCGACGAAGCGGCGCTCGTCGGGGTCGGCGATCGACTCCTCGACGGCGGCGTGCAGCTTGTCCCGCTGCGAGGCGGTGTCCTCGCCTTCGACGATCTGCGCGCGCGTGCGCACCATCTCGGCGAGCGCCCAGAAGGTGACGCCCTCGCCGTACGGTAGGCAGCGGCCGCGGTGCCAGCGCACGCTCTCGGCGAGGCCGTCGATGTACTTGAAGAACTCCCACGAGAGCCGCGACTTGCCCGTCCCGGCGACGGCCAGCACCGAGACCAGGTGCGCCTTCGACTCGCCCGCCGACGCGTGGAAGAGCTCCTTGACGACGCGCAGCTCCCGGTCGCGGCCGACGAACGGCGCCTCGAGACCCGTCGTGTGCTGTGCACCGCCGATGCCGCCGATCACGCGCACGGCCCGCCACACCCGCACCGACTCGAGCTTGCCCTTCAGCTCGCGGACGCCGGCGTCCTCGTATACGACCGCCGCCTCGGTCGCGCGCTTCGTGGACTCCCCCACGAGGACGGTGCCCGGCGCGGCGACCGACTGGATCCGCGACGCGGTGTTCACGAGGTCTCCCGCCACCATGCCCTCGGCCTGTGCGCCGATCGTGACCGCCGCCTCGCCGGTGAGCACGCCCACCCGGGCGCGGAGGCCGGCCGTGCCGACCTCGGCTCCGAGCGCCTCGACGGCCGCGGCCAGGTCGATCGCCGCGCGCACCGCCCGCTCGGCGTCGTCCTCCATCGCAACCGGCGCGCCCCACACCGCCATCACGGCGTCGCCGATGAACTTCTCGACCGTCCCGCCGTAGCGGGCGATCAGCGTCCGGCAGGTGTCGAAGTAGCGCGAGAGCAGCTCGCGCACGTCCTCCGCATCGCGCCCCTCCGAGGCGGTCGTGAAGCCGACGAGGTCGGCGAAGAGCACCGAGACGAGCCGGCGTTCGGCGAGCGGTTCGGGCGCCTGCGGCCGCGCCGGCGCGGGCGTGCCGAGCGTGGCCCCGCACTCGCCGCAGAACTTGGCGCCGGGCGTGTTGCGGGTGCCGCACGCGGCGCAGACGACGGCGAGCGGGGCGCCGCACTCACCGCAGAACTTCCGCCCGTCCTCGTTCTCGGTTCCGCACGCATGGCAGCGCATGCCAGCTAGCGTACCCAGCCGCCCTCGATCGGGCTACGCCCGGATGCGCTCCGCGCGCGGATCCCAGGTCGGCTCGGCCACCACCTCGGCGGCCACCCGGTCGCCGAAGGCCTCCACCTCGACGGCCGTGCCGACCGTGGTGGCGTCGGCCGGCAGGTAGGCGTAGGCCAGCGAGCGGCCCACAGCGAAGCCGTATCCGCCGCTCGTGACCCGGCCGACGACCTCGCCGCCCAGGCGCACGGGCTCCGAGCCGAGCGTGACCGCGAGCGAGTCGGCCAGCGCCAGGCAGGCGAGCCGCCGCACGGGAGCGGACTCGCGCGCCCGCAGGAGCGCCCCGCGGCCGATGAAGTCGACGCCCTTGTCCGGCTTCACCGCGAAGCCGAGGCCGGCCTCGTCCGGCGTGTCCTCGGGCGTGATGTCGGCGCCCCACACCCGGTAGCCCTTCTCGACCCGTAGCGCGTCGATGGCCCGGTAGCCGGCGGCCAGCATGCCGTGTGCCGAGCCCGACGCCCAGATCGCGTCCCACAACGCGGCGCCGTACTCGGACGGGCAGTAGAGCTCCCATCCCAGCTCGCCCACGTAGGTGACCCGCACCGCCAGGCAGGGGATGTGGCCGACCGCGATCTCGGCGGCCCGCATGTACGGCAGACCGGCGTTCGAGAGGTCGGCCGTCGTCAGCGGCTGGAGGATGTCGCGTGCCCGCGGCCCCCACAGGCCGAGGCAGGCGTAGGCGGAGGTGACGTCGGCGACGTCGACCGAGCCGTCGTCAGGCATGTGCCGGCGGATCCAGCCGATGTCGTGGTTGCCGAAGGCGGTGCCCGTCACGATCCGGAAGCGGCGCTCGGCCAGGCGGGTGACGGTGAAGTCGCACTCGATGCCGCCGCGGCTGTTCAGCATCTGGGTGTACGTGACCGTGCCGGCGGGGCGGTCGACGTCGTTGGCGCACAGGCGCTGCAGGAAGGCGGCGGCGCCGGGCCCCGACACCTCGATCTTGGCGAACGAGGTCTCGTCGAAGAGCCCCGCCCGCTCGCGCGTCGCCATCGCCTCGGCGTGGATCGCCGGCGACCAGTTCTGGCCCGCCCAGCCGCGCGGGCGCAGACGCTCGTCGCCGAGCGCCGCGTTGGGGTCGAACCAGTTGGCCCGCTCCCAGCCGGACTTCTCGCCGAAGCTCGCGCCCAGCTCGCCCAGCCGGGCGTACGCCGGGGACAGCCGCAGCGGCCGGCCGGCGGTGCGCTCGTGGTTCGGGTACTTGATGTCGTAGTAGGTCGAGTAGACCTCGGTCGCCCGGGCCAGGGTGTAGCCTCGGCTCGTGTACTGGCGGCCGAAGCGGCGGCTGTCCATGTGCCACAGGTCGAGGCTGGGCTCGCCGTTCACGATCCACTCCGCCACCTGCCAGCCCATTCCGCCGGCCCCGGCGAGACCGTGTGCGCAGAACCCGGCTGCGACCCAGAACCCGGGCACCGCCGACTCGCCGAGGATGAACTCGCCGTCGGGCGTGAACGCCTCGGGGCCGTTGTAGAGCTTGCGCACCTCGGCCGTCTGCATCGCCGGCACCCGCTCGACCGCGGCCTCGAGCAGCGGCTCGAACCGGGGCCAGTCCTCGGGCAGGAGCTGGGCCTCGAAGCCGTCCGGCACGCCGTCGAGGGCCCACGGCGCGGGGTTGCGCTCGTAGCCGCCCATGATCAGGCCGCCGACCTCGGCGCGGAAGTAGATGAGCTTGTCGGGATCGCGCAGGGTCGGCAGCGGCCCGAGCGCCGGCTGGAACGCCTCGGTGACGAGGAACTCATGGCCGTAGGTGATGATCGGGACGGTGACGCCGACCATGCGCCCGATCTGCGGCGCGTACATGCCGCCCGCATTCACGACGACGTCCGTGCGGATCGTGCCCTTGTCGGTCACCACCTCGTGCACGCGCCCGTTCCGCAGGTTGATGCCGGTGACCCGGGTGCGCTGCTCGATGTCGGCGCCGCGCAGGCGGGCGCCGTCGGCGAGCGCGAACGTGAGCTGGCTCGGGTCGAGGTGGCCGTCGAGCGGGATGAAGGCGGCCGCGACGACGCCGTCGCTCGACATCGGCGGGAACATCTCCCTGGCCTCGGCCGGCGAGACGAGCTCCATGTCGAGCCCGAAGCTCTTCGCCCAGCCGGCCTGGCGCTGGATCTCCTCGTAGCGCTCCTGCGACGATGCCAGCCGCAGTCCGCCCAGCTGGTGCCAGCCCGGATCCTTGCCGGTCTCGCGGGCCAGCTCGGCGTAGAGCCCGACCGAGTACTGCATCATCTTCGTCAGGCTGATCGTCGAGCGCAGCTGGCCGACCAGGCCGGCCGAGTGCCACGTCGAACCGTGCGTGAGGCCGTACTGCTCGACGAGGACGACGTCCTTCCAGCCGAGCCGGGCGAGGTGGTAGAGGATGCTGGTGCCGCCGACCCCGCCCCCGATCACCACCGCCTGCGCCTCGTCTCTCACGGGCCGGGAGCCTCGCACAACTGGTATAGACCAGTCAACCTCGAAGCACCTCGATCCAGGTCGGGTAGCGGGGGTCGGACGCCCGCTCGCGCAGCCGGGCGAAGAACCGGTCGGCGTAGGCGACGTAGTCGGCGTCGGTGGTGCGCAGGCCCTGCTGGACGACGCCCCACATCGCCTCGCGGAAGTCCGACATGATCCGCATGAGCCGGATCCGGGCGAAGTCGCGCTCGCGCACGCGACCGAGGTAGGCGCGCAGGAGCGTGCGGTCGTCGTCCTCGGTCAGGTCGTGGTTCGTCGAGAAATTGGCGAGGTCGAAGAACGGATCGCCCATCCCGGAGTACTCCCAGTCGACGATCAGAAGCCGACTGCCCTCGAGCAGGAAGTTCGCGTTCAGGAGGTCGTTGTGGCACAGGCACAGCGGCGGCGGGTCGGCCGCGAGCGCAGCCCGCATCTCGTCGGCCCGCTCCCACGACCAGTGAAACGCCTCGGGCAGGTCGACGCCCAGCCAGCGGGCGTTGTCGCGGTAGGTCTCGACGATCCCGAACGCCGAGAACGACGCGTCGATCGCCGGGCCCTCGTGCAGCCGCCGGAGCGTCGCCGCGACCTGCCCCAACATCGTCGTCGTGCGCATCTGCTCGGGCGGCACCGGGTGGCCCTCGACGAAGCGCGTGATCAGGATCTTCTCCGGCCGCAGGTAGGCCAGCACCTGCGGGCCGATGCCCAGCCCGCCGGCCATGACGGTGGCCGCGTACTCGGCCTCACGATCGGCGCCGAGCATCTCCGCCTCGCCGGTCACGCGCAGGACGTACTCCTCGGGCGCGCCGTGGATGCGGTAGTTCAGGTTGGTGAGCCCGCCCAGCAGCGGCTCGGCCCGGAGCGGGTAGCCGCGCAGGTCGGGGACGCGCTCGGCGATCTGGGCCAGGTCGTCCGCGGTGGGCGGATTCGAGACCTCGAGGGCGTCCACGCGGCCTACGATACGCCATCGCCGCCGGTACCCTCACCCCGCGCGCAAGCCACCGCTGGCTGGTGCTCGACTCGGCGGCGGACGACCCGTTCGCGCAGGTCGAGCGCTTCCTCCTGGGCCACGGATTCGGGACGCCCGGCCCGCCTGCGGGCATGCTCGCCGACCTGTTTCTCGGCTACGCCCTGGCGGCGGGCCTGGCCGGGGTGCACGTCCCCCAGCCGCCGGAGCCCTGCCCGCTGCCGGTGGCCGCATGCCGCGTGCGCCCGGCCGACGAGCCCGCGCCGCGGCCGGGCTCGTTCCATACGGGGGCGTTCGCCCCCACCTGGACGCCGGCCGAGCACGCGGCCGCCGTCGAGCGGGTGCGGGAGGCGATCGGCCGCGGCGACGTGTACCAGGTGAACCTCGTCCAGCACCTGCGGGCGCCCTTTCACGGCTCGCCGCGCGCGCTCGCCGCGGCGCTGCGACCGCTCGACGCGGCCTGGGCGCACGCGCTCCACGGCGACGGCTGGTCGATCGTCTCGGCGACGCCCGAGCTCTTCCTGCAGACGCGCGCCGACCGGGCCTTCACGATGCCGATCAAGGGCACGCGGCCGGCCGGGTCGTCCGAGCCGATCGCGGCCAGCCCGAAGGACCGGGCCGAGCACGTGATGATCGTCGACCTCGAGCGCAACGACCTCGGCCGCGTCTGCCGCCCCGGCAGCATCCGGGTCACCGAGTTCCTGCGCGAGCGGCCGATGGCCGGCGTGCGCCACATGGTCTCGACCGTCGAGGGCCGGCTGCGGCCCGGCGTGGGCCTGGCCGAGCTCCTGCGGGCGACGTTCCCCGGCGGCTCGGTGACCGGGGCGCCGAAGCTCTCGGCGATCGACCACATCGCCAGCCTCGAGCCAGTCGGGCGGGGCGCCGCGATGGGCGCGCTCGGCGTCGTCCACCCGAACGGCGACCTCGACCTGGGGCTCACGATCCGTACGCTCGCCGTGGCCGAGGGCGGGCTGCACATGTGGGTCGGCGGCGGCATCGTGTGGGACTCCGACCCGGCCGCCGAGGTGGAGGAGTCGCTGGTCAAGGCACGGCCGCTGGCGCGCCTGATCGGCGCGGCGCTTCCCGGAGCGGTGGCGTGATCTCGGCCGACTCCCTGACGGTGCTCGCCATGGTCGCCGTGCTCGCCCTGGGCACGCGCCGGGTGCAGCGCCGCTTCGCCCGGATCGCGATGGCCGGCCTGACGGGCCTCTTCGCGGCGCTCTGGCTGGCCGAGTTCGGCTCGGCCGTCGCCGGCGCGATCGTCGCCGTCGTCGCGCTGGTCGTGATCGGGGTCGGGCTGGTCGGCCTCGCGGCCGGCCGGGTCAGGGGTGAAGCATCCACACCCCCGGCTCGACGTAGACCGCCTCGTCGCGCTCGCGGTCGACGCTGAGCGGCGCCAGGGCATCCGGGACGACGTAGCTGCCCGACTCCGGCAGCGCCAGGCCCGCCCACTGCTCCCACTCGGCGACGGTGCCGGCGATGCGCATCGCCTCGGCCACCGGGGCCAGCACACGGGCGCCGCAGCGATGATGCGTGCGCAGCCACGGATCGAAGGGCACGCCGTCGGCGTCCGCCCACTCCGCGTAGCGCTCGATCGGCGTCAGCGGGTAGCGGTGCTTCAGCGTCGGCCGGGCGGGCGCGATCATGCGGGGCAGACCGCAGGCGCGCAGCGCGCGCAGGACGGCGCCGCCGAGGCCCTCGCCGCGGTGGCCGGCGACCACCTCGCTCGCCATCGCGCACATCGTGTCCGGCGGCGTCCCGGCGGCGTGGCCCTCGACCGCCCGCTCGAGCGCGCCGTCCCAGCCGGCCGGGAGCCCGGCGACCGTGCCGTCCCACGCGAGCGGCACGCCCCAGCCGCCGGCGACCACGGCGTCGGCGTCGTCGAGCAGCACCAGGTTGAACTCGGCGAACAGGCGGTCGACGTCAGGGATCAGCCGCCGCGCGACCGGGTCGTGGAAGATGAACTCCGGCCAGCCCTCCCCGAACGGGAGCCGGTCGCGCAGGTCGGGCCGCTCGGCGAGGGAGACGACGGCGTGCTCGCTCACGCCCACTCCCGGATCGCGGCCGCGGCGGCCAGCCCGGCCGGCGAGCGCCACCACTGCGCATGGCCGAGCACGAACGTGTCCCACGCCCAGTCGGCCTTCTCGCGGTCGCCCTCCACGCCCCAGTAGTAGTCGAGGAACGAGATCCCGTACTCGAACTGGCACACGGCGAGCACGTCGGTGAGCGCCTCGCGCTCGGCCGGCTCGAGCGGCGTCTCGGCGGCGTAGCTCGCGACGAGCAGCCTCGCATGGCGCAGGTCGAACGCGGTGTCGTCGCCGGCCGAGATGCGGTTCCAGAAGAAGCAGTTGCGCTCGACCGAGACGGCCAGGTCGAGGACGCGCGGCGCGTAGTCGGACTGGTGGAAGTCGATGATCCCGGCGACCTCGTCGCCCGCGAAGAAGAGGTTGTTCGTCTGCCAGTCGCCGTGGAGCGGGCGCAGCGGCAGGGCGTCGAGGAGCGGCCGCAGGCGGGCGAACGGCTCGGCGTAGGCGGCCGTCACCGCCGCCTGCCAGTCGCGCCCGGCCAGATGGTCGGCCACCGCGGGCCGCTGGGCCGCAAGCCGCTCGACGGCGGCCACCGGTTCCTCGGCGACCGCCCCGATCTGCACGACGAAGCCGGCCTGCGGCTGGGGCGTGCGATCGGGGAAGTGGGCGCCGGCGGCGTGCAGCCGCGCCAGCGTCCGCCCGGCCGAGGCGACGTGCACGTCGGAGCTGAACGGGTCCCAGCTGTCCGCGCCTTCGTAGACGTCCTCGCCCGCGGCCGGCTCGTGCACCTCGTACCAGAGCCGCTCCGACTCGATCAGGCCGAGCGCCCGTGTCGCCGGCACGCCCCGGTCGGCCAGGTGATTCGCGAGCCGGTGCTGCCACTCGATCTGCGACCGGGCCCGTCTCATCGGCGGCTGCCGCTTCAGGTACACCTCGCCCGCCGGGGTGCGGCAGCGGGCGACGGCGAAGAGCCAGCGTCGGTGACGGGTCAGAAGCTCGGTCTCGGGGCCGAGCACGACCCGGGCCTCGGCGCGCGTGATCGGCTCCCAGTATCGGTCGGCGATCGCCATCGCGTCCGAGGGTATCCGCATGGATACGATCTGACACATGGCGACCGATGTCCTCGTCACCGCCGCCTGGCTCCACGAACGGCCCGCCGACGTGCGCGTCCTCGACGTGCGCGGGCGGGTGCGGACGCAGGAGCCGCGCTATCACGCCGACCCGGACGCCTACCGGGCCGGGCACATCCCCGGCGCGGCCTTCGTCGACTGGCGCAGCGACTTCACCGACCGCACCGACCCCGTGCCCGTGCAGCTGGCGCCCCCGGCCGCCTTCGCCGCCGACGCCACCCGGCTCGGGATCGGGAACGACACGACGGTCGTGGCCTACGACGACTACCGGAACGTCCTCGCCGGACGGGTCGTCTGGGCCCTGCGCACCTACGGCCACGGCCGCGCCCACGTGCTGGACGGCGGCCTGCGGGCGTGGAAGGCGGCGGGCTACGATCTGCGCGAGGGCGACGAGGCGCCGGCGCCGGCCGACCCGCCGTACCGGCCGGGCGAGCGGCGGCCGACGCTGTGGACGCTGGCCGAGATGAAGGCGGCGCTCGAGCGCGACGTGCTCGTCCTCGACGCGCGCGCCCACGACGAGTACGCCGGCATCGAGAGCCACGCCCGCCGCCACGGCCACATCCCCGGCGCGGTCAACGTGCCCTACCGCGACCTGCTCGTCGACGACGGCGCCTTCCGGCCCGCCGACGAGCTGCGCCAGGCCTTCGCCGACAACGGCATCGACGTCTCCCGGATCGACCGGCCGGTCGTCGTCTACTGCAACGGCGGCGTCTCGGCGACCGCCGTCGCGAACGCGCTCGCCATCGCCGGCGGCCCCGCCGCGGCCGTGTACGACGGCTCATGGAACGAGTGGGGCAACCGCTCCGAG
The genomic region above belongs to Gaiellales bacterium and contains:
- a CDS encoding adenylate/guanylate cyclase domain-containing protein: MRCHACGTENEDGRKFCGECGAPLAVVCAACGTRNTPGAKFCGECGATLGTPAPARPQAPEPLAERRLVSVLFADLVGFTTASEGRDAEDVRELLSRYFDTCRTLIARYGGTVEKFIGDAVMAVWGAPVAMEDDAERAVRAAIDLAAAVEALGAEVGTAGLRARVGVLTGEAAVTIGAQAEGMVAGDLVNTASRIQSVAAPGTVLVGESTKRATEAAVVYEDAGVRELKGKLESVRVWRAVRVIGGIGGAQHTTGLEAPFVGRDRELRVVKELFHASAGESKAHLVSVLAVAGTGKSRLSWEFFKYIDGLAESVRWHRGRCLPYGEGVTFWALAEMVRTRAQIVEGEDTASQRDKLHAAVEESIADPDERRFVEPRLAHLLGLEEHAQWERENLFSAWRLFYERLAEEMPTVLVFEDMEWADAALLDFIEHLVDWSRNHPLFVIVLARPELTERRPTWGAGKRNSSSLSLEPLQTDEMDTLLSGLVPGLPDELRARIRERAEGMPLYAVETVRMLLDRGLVVERDHSYIPAGPIETLEVPETLHALVAARLDGLGNEERRLLQAASVLGKTFTVSALATLVGRAPEEVEPALAGLARKEMLSLSADPLSPERGQYGFLQDMVRRVAYEMLSKHDRRAKHLAAAAMDEGEEELAEIVAGHYLAAAAADPDAADVGEIARRAVNALRQAGQRASSLAATEEAQRYYEQAAGFATEAAEQADLLEHAGIMAQRGGRADAARAHYERAVTLFEEGGATHPAARVSARLGEVMWDTGRLREALDRMDAALELLSAEEGDADVAALTAQIARFNFFAGEPDAALERIETALELAEALGLPEVLSQAINTKAMILSTQGRPGEAGALIRYALEIAVEHDLPNAALRAYNNVADFEARSDRYEGSAAGYRDGLALARRVGSRYQEWMFLAQTYPLYALGRWDEALARAAEVPDDAFSQTRFPFVCFLGNSVSILCHRGELDAAQALVDRYVSLGDSADLAERTGYAWPASQLQLARGDYSEALRLASSAWETHDALGGNTEPMKEVFAIVIRAALLSGDRARAEALVGMVESAGHGAISPLTSAHAMGFRAQLAADAGDLERADRLFRGAAALMRELATPFPMAVTMLDHAEVLLAAGDPAAEPLVAEARAVFEELRAAPWVERAERAASRAGARVAS
- a CDS encoding FAD-dependent oxidoreductase; translated protein: MRDEAQAVVIGGGVGGTSILYHLARLGWKDVVLVEQYGLTHGSTWHSAGLVGQLRSTISLTKMMQYSVGLYAELARETGKDPGWHQLGGLRLASSQERYEEIQRQAGWAKSFGLDMELVSPAEAREMFPPMSSDGVVAAAFIPLDGHLDPSQLTFALADGARLRGADIEQRTRVTGINLRNGRVHEVVTDKGTIRTDVVVNAGGMYAPQIGRMVGVTVPIITYGHEFLVTEAFQPALGPLPTLRDPDKLIYFRAEVGGLIMGGYERNPAPWALDGVPDGFEAQLLPEDWPRFEPLLEAAVERVPAMQTAEVRKLYNGPEAFTPDGEFILGESAVPGFWVAAGFCAHGLAGAGGMGWQVAEWIVNGEPSLDLWHMDSRRFGRQYTSRGYTLARATEVYSTYYDIKYPNHERTAGRPLRLSPAYARLGELGASFGEKSGWERANWFDPNAALGDERLRPRGWAGQNWSPAIHAEAMATRERAGLFDETSFAKIEVSGPGAAAFLQRLCANDVDRPAGTVTYTQMLNSRGGIECDFTVTRLAERRFRIVTGTAFGNHDIGWIRRHMPDDGSVDVADVTSAYACLGLWGPRARDILQPLTTADLSNAGLPYMRAAEIAVGHIPCLAVRVTYVGELGWELYCPSEYGAALWDAIWASGSAHGMLAAGYRAIDALRVEKGYRVWGADITPEDTPDEAGLGFAVKPDKGVDFIGRGALLRARESAPVRRLACLALADSLAVTLGSEPVRLGGEVVGRVTSGGYGFAVGRSLAYAYLPADATTVGTAVEVEAFGDRVAAEVVAEPTWDPRAERIRA
- a CDS encoding anthranilate synthase component I family protein; this translates as MLDSAADDPFAQVERFLLGHGFGTPGPPAGMLADLFLGYALAAGLAGVHVPQPPEPCPLPVAACRVRPADEPAPRPGSFHTGAFAPTWTPAEHAAAVERVREAIGRGDVYQVNLVQHLRAPFHGSPRALAAALRPLDAAWAHALHGDGWSIVSATPELFLQTRADRAFTMPIKGTRPAGSSEPIAASPKDRAEHVMIVDLERNDLGRVCRPGSIRVTEFLRERPMAGVRHMVSTVEGRLRPGVGLAELLRATFPGGSVTGAPKLSAIDHIASLEPVGRGAAMGALGVVHPNGDLDLGLTIRTLAVAEGGLHMWVGGGIVWDSDPAAEVEESLVKARPLARLIGAALPGAVA
- a CDS encoding sulfurtransferase, giving the protein MATDVLVTAAWLHERPADVRVLDVRGRVRTQEPRYHADPDAYRAGHIPGAAFVDWRSDFTDRTDPVPVQLAPPAAFAADATRLGIGNDTTVVAYDDYRNVLAGRVVWALRTYGHGRAHVLDGGLRAWKAAGYDLREGDEAPAPADPPYRPGERRPTLWTLAEMKAALERDVLVLDARAHDEYAGIESHARRHGHIPGAVNVPYRDLLVDDGAFRPADELRQAFADNGIDVSRIDRPVVVYCNGGVSATAVANALAIAGGPAAAVYDGSWNEWGNRSETPVEN
- a CDS encoding phosphotransferase, whose amino-acid sequence is MAIADRYWEPITRAEARVVLGPETELLTRHRRWLFAVARCRTPAGEVYLKRQPPMRRARSQIEWQHRLANHLADRGVPATRALGLIESERLWYEVHEPAAGEDVYEGADSWDPFSSDVHVASAGRTLARLHAAGAHFPDRTPQPQAGFVVQIGAVAEEPVAAVERLAAQRPAVADHLAGRDWQAAVTAAYAEPFARLRPLLDALPLRPLHGDWQTNNLFFAGDEVAGIIDFHQSDYAPRVLDLAVSVERNCFFWNRISAGDDTAFDLRHARLLVASYAAETPLEPAEREALTDVLAVCQFEYGISFLDYYWGVEGDREKADWAWDTFVLGHAQWWRSPAGLAAAAAIREWA
- a CDS encoding choline kinase family protein; its protein translation is MDALEVSNPPTADDLAQIAERVPDLRGYPLRAEPLLGGLTNLNYRIHGAPEEYVLRVTGEAEMLGADREAEYAATVMAGGLGIGPQVLAYLRPEKILITRFVEGHPVPPEQMRTTTMLGQVAATLRRLHEGPAIDASFSAFGIVETYRDNARWLGVDLPEAFHWSWERADEMRAALAADPPPLCLCHNDLLNANFLLEGSRLLIVDWEYSGMGDPFFDLANFSTNHDLTEDDDRTLLRAYLGRVRERDFARIRLMRIMSDFREAMWGVVQQGLRTTDADYVAYADRFFARLRERASDPRYPTWIEVLRG